AAAGTATCTTGCATAACGATTTCCTTTATGCAAACTATAAAGACCGGAAAGGAAAATAAATACAATAGTAAAAATGGCAACTAGACTTTGAATCTGAATGCAAAGACGCGAAGATATAAATATAGAAAAGAGAGCAAATCCAAAAAGGATTTCGAGGGAAATACTAATTTGTCGCAGTCGCGGAAAATTCTTCTTAAACTCCAAGAATCTGTCTGCAAAGGCAAGCACTGATATCCAGGAAAGAGATGTTAAAATTATGACAGAGTGATTCTGCCATCGAATACTTTCACCCCATAAGTATTGGAAGCCATGACCGTTAAACGCTATATAAAAAAACAAAGTTAAAAATGTGCTGAGAGAATAATAGAAATAACTCTGACTACGAAAGGCAAAAAAAATAAAGCCATTGTATATAGCCATAATTCCCATAGCTCCATAGAATAAGGCATACCATGTCTCCAGTCGGGCATTGTGTTCTAAATACGGCTGCGTCTTAAAAAGAATGAGTGGCACGATGAAAGCTGTAGTGGTATTGATTTTTAAATAGAAACGAAAATTCTTTTCAGGAAGAAGTTCTAAAGGCAATACGAAGAATCTGTTAAATACTTCCCTTTGGGCAAATGGTAATTTGTCGCCAAACTTTTTAACTTTCCAAACATGATCTATTTCATAATAAAACTCAATCGAGTCTAAATGGGAATAGCCGATTTCCAAGAACCAATCCTTTGTTTGTGGATCTAAGTTTTGAAGATCGAATCGAAGCCAATACGCGTAAGGGCTATAACCAAAGTTTAAAGTCTCTCTTTCATTAGCACGGAATTTTTCCTCTAAGGCAGAAGTTCTTATGGCGTCAAAATCTAGTTCATTCAAGCGATCTTCATAAACAAAAACAGATTTGCTTAGGTTGACTTTGTCGGTATCAGGATGAAGTAAAATTGTATCGTCTGCGAGTAAACAAGCAGCATAAAACACTGCAAACAATGCCACAATGAATCGAAACATAAAACCATTAGAACACAGGCTAACGCTGTAAGTCAATGAATATATACGAATATATACAAATTGAGTAGGCTTCCAATTTCGGAAATGGTTTTTTTTCTACTTGCCTCCCTTTGCGTATTTCGCGTAATGTGAATAAGGCGAGAGCAATGGACACAACAAAAGAACTTAAATTAGCGGTATTAATCGATGCGGATAATGTTCCGTATTCCAACATAAAAGGAATGCTAGAAGAAGTAGCAAAGTATGGAACTCCTACTTTTAAACGAATCTATGGAGATTGGACAAAGCCGACTCTATCCGGTTGGAAGACCGTCTTACTCGAAAATGCAATTACTCCGATTCAGCAATACAGCTACACAGTAGGAAAGAACTCAAGTGACTCAGCACTCATCATAGACGCGATGGATATTTTATACACAGGTGGTGTTGACGGATTTTGTATTGTTTCCAGTGATAGCGATTTCACTAGATTAGCCACACGTCTCAGAGAAGCAGGTATGAAAGTAATCGGTATCGGAGAAAAGAAAACTCCTTCTCCCTTTATTGCATCCTGTAACAAATTCATCTACATAGAAATCTTGCACAAAGAAGCAAAATACCAACCACAAGTAAAAGCAACAGCCAAATCCAGTCACAAGAAAGACTTCCTTCCTGTTGCGAAAATAGACAATGATCTAATCCAACTCATATCAGAAAGCATTAACGATATAGCAGAAGAAGACGGTTGGGTATTTCTAGGTGTTCTTGGAAATCTAATTCTAAAAAAACAACCAGACTTTGATCCACGTAACTATGGTCACAAAAAATTACTCGATATGATTAAAACAATCGAAACAATCGAAATAGACAAACGTCCAACGGGTAAGAACAATATATCGCACTTTTATGTAAGGACGAAATAAGACATTTAAAAGAATACCACCGATGGGCACCGATAAAAGATACGATGGTTAATGGTTAATTAGTGTGCATTCGAAATTCTTTTTTAACCACGAAGAGCGCGAAGGACACGAAGGGTTTTAATTTTTTATTCAATGAATACTTTGTGTTCATGTATTCAACTCAGCTTTCTCCCTTTATCAAGTCAGTTGGAGTTTATAATGGCTAAGATTTACTTTTCAATTTTTATACTATCTCTACTTTTAGGTTGCTCGGATACTAAGCAAATTACAAAGGAAAGTCAAAACAAAGAATCAGAAGGTATTGGCTATTTAAAATTGAAAATAATTGATTCAGTCAATGATGAAATTTTTTCTCGAAGCACTGTTGAATTAAGGGGAGTGAAAAAACTTCCTATATTTGATTATAAAAATAAACCATTTGAAAAGGAAAATGATTTTGAAATACGGGGAACAATCAAAGAGAATGCAAACTCAATGCTTGCAGTGGAAGAAGGGGATTATTTTGTTTATCTGCATGTAAGCGATACAATAATAAGACCTCTTCTAATTTCAGATTTTACTTCTAAAACAGTTCAATTTGGATATAGACCAAAATTAGAAGATAAGATATATGGCAATCAGTATGAATTAATCCCATACACAAACAAACCCTGTCACTTTCCGCAAAGTCAGGGAGAGGCAATCCAATGCACTGCATTAAAAATTGAGCGAAACAAGGTAACAGAGATTACCCTCAAATTTGAAACTGAATCAAGTTTTAACCCCGCAATGACTGGAGTGATTTGGCTATTTACCCTGCTAACTCCTATCCCGCATGTAGGAGCTCCTCTGATAGTATTAGGATCAATCATTGTAACAAGAGATGTAGAAATGCAAACAAATATCAAAGATCAAAATTAGAAAGAAACAAAAACTCTATCGTATCTTTTATCGGTGGTAAATTCTTAAATTACTCCAAAGGAAATACAAGTCCGGTTTTATCAGCAATATCGGCGCGGCGATTTACTGTGTTTTCCTTTTCGTCTAAATCAGGTATATCGGGATTAGTCGCTCCTTAAGCGGATTAAACGGCGATTAATTTCTTTTTTCTATATTCTTCTTCACGCACCATATCAGCCAATTTTCCCCCGTTTGCCTTTATCCACCTTTTCGCCCAAAGGGATTAGGGATATTCTTGTCTTCACTCATAGATTTGTCTAGAATAAAAAATGGGATTTTCAGAGCAAGACAGAATTTAAAAAACATATCATTTGTATAGCAAATACTATTCACAAAGCACACAATGGCGATATTTTTTCTTAGTGCTCTTTGTGGTAGTTCCCTTTGTGTCCCTTGTGGTAATTTCTTTTTTGAGAAATCTATCGCCACTATAATACGCATAACGTCTCAAAGTAAAAAAGTATCACAGTCATTTCGAATTATATAAAAATAAAGAATCGCAAAAGAACAATAATTCTCTATCTAACTTTGCACTGTGAGAAATCTATCTAACAACAATCGGTAAAGCGGGTAGTGGGTATTTGCCTGTGTTAGGAGACTTTATCCAACAAGATTTTCTTAACACTAAGGACACAAGGGTTTTCACAAAGCACACAATGGTAATAATTTTTCTTAGTGTTCTTTGTGGCAGTTCCCTTTGTGTCCCTTGTGGTAATTTCTTTTTTGAGAAATCCATCACTATCATAAAGCGTAATCTAACTCTGCTCTATGAGAAATTTATCTAACAACAATGGCGGATAGTTAGTATTTGCCTTTGTTCAGAAATTTTATCCAACAAGATTTTCTTAACACTAAGGACACAAGGGTTTTCACAAAGCACACAATGGTGACAATCTTTCTTTGTGCTCTTTGTGGCAGTTCCCTTTGTGTTCCTTGTGGTAATTTCTTTTTTGGGGGGGGATATCCATCGCCACTATAATACGCATAACATCTCAAAGTAAAAAAGTATCACAGTCATTTCGAATTATATAAAAATAAAGAATCGCAAAAGAACAATAATTCTCTATCTAACTTTGCACTGGAGAAATCTATCTAACAACAATCGGTAAAGCGGGTAGTGGGTATTTGCCTTTGTTAGGAGACTTTATCCAACAAGATTTTCTTAACACTAAGGACACAAGGGTTTTCACAAAGCACACAATGGTGACAATCTTTCTTTGTGCTCTTTGTGGCAGTTCCCTTTGTGTTCCTTGTGGTAATTTCTTTTTTGAGAAATCTATCTGACAACAATCGGGATAGTGGGTATTTACCTTTATTAGGAAGGTTTATTTATTATAGCGAGAGAAGTAAGCGTCGATTTCTCCTCTCAAGTCTAATCCTACTTTCTCAAATATAGAAAGTAAGTCGGTAAATGCTCCTTTGCCGCCAAGGAAGTCCCAGAACTCTTCTGCAACTTTTAATTCATTGTCTAAATCAATCATACCACGCATAGTCCAACGAGAATATGGTTTTGGATCGTAGGGATTGTATGGAATAGCAATAATAGTTTGCACATTTGCTTTTGGGTTAATGGCTAACGTGACAGCAACCCACTCAAGTAAAGTTCTTTTGAATTCTTTAAATCCGCCTGCATTTGGCTTCGCTGTCTTTATATCAAAAAGATAAATTGTTTCATCTGTGCCAATTAGCTTTACATCTATCTTAGTCGGCTTCACTGTTTTCATTTCGCCTTTACGGCATACTTCCCTAATGGCTTCAATTTCTTTCGGTTTATTAGGTTCGATTTCTGCTGTTGCTAATTTATCCATTATATCCTGAATCACTCTATGTGCTTCGGAGGAAATTTCTGTTCCCGCTGTTGCCTGTGACTCCGCTGATTTAAAACTAGTTGCGGCTAACGCTAATGCAACTGGTTCAAATATACTTGTTCCAAAATTTGTATTGAGAGAATGAATGAAGGAAAATAAGGCTAATCGATCTTTGCCTAAAAGCCTCGTATGAAATGGCATCGACGCCGGCTCAGGATTATAATTCTGAAACTTGTGCCGGAGGCTATTCTTTAGAACATCTTCTACTTGTTGTTTTTGTTGTTTAGTTAGGGACATTTAAGTTAAAAGTTCCTCTAGTCCAGTGTAATGCGGAATATGCGCTTTAATAGCAATCTTATCATTAGCTGCAATTATGTTTTGCTTCTGCTGTAATTCTATGTTAGAGAGAACGCATTGATAATGATAATGTTTCCCGTCCGAATAATCATGGTGTGTATGAGTGAGTGTATCGGCTTTATTTCTGGAATACTTTGAGTATTTGCAAAGTCCATTGGCTATGTCCTCCTTTGAAAATTTGTCACACTTCTCTAAACATTTAACCTCAACAGTAGAAATGTCCTGTTCGAATTCAGAAAATTTCTCTATGACATAGGGACAAAAATTAATCCATTTTTTACATATAGGACAACGATCTGAATTTCTTGAATTAATGGTATCTATGGTTGCAGTTGGAATTGCCGTTTTTAAGGAAAATGATCCTGACTGAATTTCTTTTTTCATTCCAACTTCTAGTCCATAAATTCTTTTATCTTTCGTTATTAGTAAAAAGTCAGGAGGAACTAAGTGATCTTTTCCGCTATAAATTTTCTGGTGTAATAATAATGGAAGAATATAGCCAATGTCATGTCGCAAGATAAAAATATAAACTAATAGCTCATGCCATAAACCGCCTGCTGTCTTTGGAAGTAATTTATCGAAATATTTTCCAACCTGCGTTGTTTCTTCAGAATCAGGAATTCCAACACTTTCCGTATAATTCCTTAACTCACTAAATCCAACTTCACCTTCTAGGTTTGGAATCACTGTTTTCAAAAAGTCTAAAAATTTATTTCTTCGCTCAACATTTATAGTTAATGTTTCATAACACATCAATAAATTAACAAGATGTAATATTCCTTTGATAAAATCTTGCTTGCTTTCAGTGTTAGCCCTTTTCGTTCCTATCGAATAGAACCCTCGTCCAAATAAAATATATTCAAATAAATCTGCTAAAATCATTTGTCGATCTTTCTGATTATATAATTGTTCGAATAAATCAATTTGCTTAAAGGAAGAAATAAGTGAGTCTAAGTTTGATTTATAAATTTCGAAATCCTTCTTTTCGCTCTCATCATTTAAATAAATGCTTTCATTAGAGAAAAAATCATTTAAGGCTTGTAAATGATTTACGGACAGTCCGACTTTATCAAATAACTCTTTCATATATAATCCTTTTCGCTAAAATATATTTTATCCCAACTTCTTCAACAGGCGCACAATACCTGATGGAGTTTCCCATCTACCTTCAAGATTGCTGCGGCTAATTTTATTTGCCCAACGTTTATCTTCTTTGGTAGCAGGCTCATAACCTAAACTCATCCAAAACAGAACAGCTTCTTGCGTTGGAGAACAAGGAACTTCGACAAAGGTTATGCCATTTTCTTTTGATAAAGATTCAAATCTGTCTACAAGTCGAGTTCCGATTCCTTCTCTTGTTCGGAAATAAACACTAATTGCGTTTACTGATGCGTAGGCGCCGTCAAAAGAATATTCTAATTCGCCATACTCGCAAGAAATCATTGATTCTTCAACCGTAATCTCAAGCTCTATCTGTTCTCTTTCTAGTAAGTTTTCCATTTCCTACTTCCTCTTCAAATGAAAAATAATCTCCGCATAAGCAGCCTTATCCTTTTCTGTGCGATTCAAAACAGGACGTTTGTATTGATTGACAATTTGCATTCCGGCATTTTCGGCGATGGTGGGATACATATTGTATTTGTCATTAGCCACTAAAAACACATCGTAATCTTTGACTAAGAACTTTTTACAATTGTTCAATACATCTGAAATTCCTTTTATGTAATTCTCTTTTGCTTCTCTGCCCTGTCCTTTAAACATAGGACCTATTTCTAAATTATCATTGCGCTCGAATCCAAATAAATCGTAGGCATACGCGTGTTGTTCGTGATAGTCAATTAACCCAACATAAGGCGGACTAGAGAATATTCCTTTTATCTTTTGTTTCTTAACTAGTTTT
The Leptospiraceae bacterium genome window above contains:
- a CDS encoding NYN domain-containing protein, with amino-acid sequence MDTTKELKLAVLIDADNVPYSNIKGMLEEVAKYGTPTFKRIYGDWTKPTLSGWKTVLLENAITPIQQYSYTVGKNSSDSALIIDAMDILYTGGVDGFCIVSSDSDFTRLATRLREAGMKVIGIGEKKTPSPFIASCNKFIYIEILHKEAKYQPQVKATAKSSHKKDFLPVAKIDNDLIQLISESINDIAEEDGWVFLGVLGNLILKKQPDFDPRNYGHKKLLDMIKTIETIEIDKRPTGKNNISHFYVRTK
- a CDS encoding TdeIII family type II restriction endonuclease, with protein sequence MSLTKQQKQQVEDVLKNSLRHKFQNYNPEPASMPFHTRLLGKDRLALFSFIHSLNTNFGTSIFEPVALALAATSFKSAESQATAGTEISSEAHRVIQDIMDKLATAEIEPNKPKEIEAIREVCRKGEMKTVKPTKIDVKLIGTDETIYLFDIKTAKPNAGGFKEFKRTLLEWVAVTLAINPKANVQTIIAIPYNPYDPKPYSRWTMRGMIDLDNELKVAEEFWDFLGGKGAFTDLLSIFEKVGLDLRGEIDAYFSRYNK